In one SAR324 cluster bacterium genomic region, the following are encoded:
- a CDS encoding ectoine synthase has product MIIRTLSDIEQTDRDVAWGNGQSRRFLIASDGMGFTLTDTVVLAGSESRLQYRNHVEACYCIEGEGEVEVDGKIYPIKTGTMYAPNQHDIHYLRATKTMRLVCVFSPALQGPESHQLQHTDNPSASSY; this is encoded by the coding sequence GCACGTTATCCGATATTGAACAGACTGACCGTGATGTTGCCTGGGGGAATGGACAAAGCCGAAGATTTCTCATTGCCAGTGACGGAATGGGTTTCACGTTGACGGATACTGTCGTTCTGGCGGGTTCAGAATCAAGATTGCAATATCGTAATCACGTTGAAGCTTGTTATTGCATTGAAGGCGAAGGGGAAGTTGAGGTGGATGGTAAAATTTACCCGATCAAGACCGGCACAATGTATGCGCCAAATCAACACGATATTCATTATCTTCGAGCGACTAAGACAATGCGTCTGGTGTGTGTGTTTTCGCCTGCGTTACAAGGCCCTGAATCCCATCAACTGCAACACACAGACAATCCTTCCGCCTCAAGTTATTAA
- a CDS encoding amino acid adenylation domain-containing protein — MTDFIELVRTQASKNPHNIAVYHRNQILNYEQLERRSNQLAHYLLSLKIQPEQLIGLCLPRSILLTEAMLGILKAGAAYVPLDPAYPRKRLEDMLEDSQLNIVLLNDATDHLISSLKTLNSELQKIHLALNWEIIASFPSTPPDITFRDDQLAYCLYTSGSTGKPKGVLMEHKPLSNLIHWHLKNRVTPARQLQFAPLNFDISFQEIFATWCSGGSLFIIDDSVRRNPSALLDFICTHAIEKLYLPFTALQQLSIIAHDSDHYPVQLREVITAGEQLQITPAIRELFTRTGARLHHHYGATECQDVTALDLTGDPQDWPLLPCIGKAIDNIQIHILDSRLSPVGRDETGELYVAGDGLARGYLHRPELNEARFINTPDIGRLYKTCDRARYGTDGQIELLGRSDHAVKIRGFSVELGEIEAILLQHKDIDQAVVVAHQDDSGHKRLLAYVVLHKNKILSTQQLHEHLEQRLPQYMIPAMFILLDGLPMTPTGKVNRGDLPPPFMQVRPEVDHSFESARTPLEETLTTIWQNVLNIEQIGIHDDFFSLGGDSFLLITLFSTIKNQLGTDVPLADLLQELNIADLANLLQHKAPHPSHTALSVNELQGYAICPLQSQLPAVTELNKPKNILLTGATGFLGSFLLQELLEKTDADIYCLVRGKDPSQALQRLLDSQKQRELSLSTDFHKRLHVVCGDMAKPLLGVTRKQWKHLTELIDSVYHAAANINMLYPYPVLHAINVQGTQEIIKFSTHSRCKTLHYISSTAIFEAQGFFHRQQPIPENIDIQECARIYGGYAQSKWVAEKLLHQAREKGLAVSIYRLGMLTGHSRSGVSNINDMMCKLLKQFVVQKRIPELTTPLDMTPVDYVAQVIVHLSQQTPENGYCFHVVNPQPPSFFELYRFFNQLGYPLQMINYAQWIDQLENLSLDSKENALGTMLPIFTESVEGKTYLEFSSLCQNFNHDNTHLGLSNSSIRCSAVTPDLLSTYLNYFVRQGFLSAP; from the coding sequence ATGACTGATTTTATAGAGCTTGTTCGTACACAGGCTTCCAAAAATCCGCACAATATTGCCGTTTATCACCGTAATCAGATACTCAACTATGAACAGCTTGAGCGTCGTTCTAATCAACTCGCTCATTATTTACTGAGTCTGAAGATCCAACCTGAGCAGTTGATCGGTTTATGTCTGCCCCGTTCGATCCTGTTGACGGAGGCCATGCTTGGAATTCTAAAGGCCGGAGCGGCTTATGTGCCGTTAGATCCTGCTTATCCACGCAAACGTCTGGAAGACATGCTGGAAGACAGTCAACTGAATATTGTGCTCCTGAATGATGCCACCGATCATCTGATTTCATCGTTAAAAACCCTCAATTCTGAACTGCAAAAAATTCATCTGGCATTGAACTGGGAGATCATTGCGTCATTCCCTTCAACGCCTCCCGATATCACCTTCCGTGACGACCAACTTGCCTATTGTTTATACACATCAGGTTCCACAGGAAAACCCAAAGGGGTGCTGATGGAACACAAACCGTTGTCCAATTTAATCCACTGGCATCTTAAAAATCGTGTGACTCCCGCACGTCAATTGCAATTCGCACCTCTGAATTTTGACATTTCTTTTCAGGAGATTTTCGCGACCTGGTGTTCAGGTGGCAGTTTGTTTATCATAGACGATTCTGTCAGACGCAATCCATCCGCATTATTGGATTTTATCTGCACCCACGCCATAGAAAAACTCTATTTGCCATTTACGGCCCTGCAACAATTGTCTATTATCGCACACGACAGTGATCACTACCCTGTGCAATTGCGTGAGGTGATTACCGCTGGAGAACAATTGCAGATTACTCCGGCAATTCGGGAACTCTTTACACGTACCGGTGCCCGGTTGCATCATCACTATGGCGCAACGGAGTGTCAGGATGTTACCGCACTGGATCTGACAGGTGATCCGCAAGATTGGCCCTTACTCCCCTGCATTGGAAAAGCGATTGATAATATACAGATCCATATTCTGGATTCGCGGTTATCTCCGGTAGGCAGGGATGAAACAGGTGAACTTTATGTGGCGGGAGATGGACTGGCACGTGGTTATCTGCATCGGCCGGAACTGAATGAGGCTCGATTTATCAACACACCAGATATCGGACGCCTTTATAAAACCTGCGACAGAGCCCGATACGGCACCGATGGACAGATAGAATTATTAGGACGATCTGATCATGCGGTGAAAATTCGTGGATTCAGCGTGGAGTTGGGGGAGATTGAAGCGATTTTACTGCAACATAAAGATATAGATCAGGCAGTGGTAGTGGCACATCAAGATGATTCCGGTCATAAACGACTGCTGGCCTATGTGGTGTTACACAAAAACAAAATACTATCCACCCAGCAATTGCATGAACATCTGGAACAACGTTTACCTCAATACATGATTCCGGCAATGTTTATTCTCTTGGACGGCCTGCCTATGACGCCAACCGGCAAAGTCAACCGTGGTGACTTACCACCACCTTTTATGCAGGTGCGTCCGGAAGTGGATCACAGTTTTGAATCGGCACGTACCCCCCTGGAAGAAACCTTGACTACAATCTGGCAAAACGTGTTGAACATTGAACAGATCGGAATCCATGATGATTTTTTTTCACTGGGAGGAGATTCCTTTTTGCTGATTACATTATTCAGCACGATAAAGAATCAACTGGGAACGGATGTCCCACTGGCTGATTTGCTACAAGAACTCAACATTGCCGATCTGGCCAACTTATTACAGCATAAGGCCCCGCATCCAAGCCATACCGCTTTGTCAGTCAATGAACTACAGGGCTATGCTATCTGTCCGCTTCAATCTCAGCTTCCGGCAGTTACAGAACTGAATAAGCCAAAAAATATTTTATTAACAGGTGCGACGGGATTTCTGGGTTCATTCCTGTTACAGGAATTGCTGGAGAAAACCGATGCTGATATTTATTGTCTGGTGCGGGGCAAGGACCCCTCACAGGCGTTACAACGTTTGCTCGACAGTCAGAAACAGCGTGAGTTATCCCTTTCAACAGATTTCCACAAACGACTGCATGTGGTGTGTGGTGATATGGCCAAACCCCTTTTGGGGGTAACCCGAAAACAATGGAAGCATCTGACTGAACTGATTGACAGTGTTTATCATGCCGCGGCAAATATTAACATGTTATACCCTTATCCGGTACTTCACGCCATCAATGTTCAGGGAACACAGGAGATTATTAAGTTTTCCACGCATTCACGTTGCAAAACCTTGCACTATATTTCCAGCACAGCCATTTTTGAAGCTCAGGGATTTTTTCATCGACAACAGCCGATTCCTGAAAATATTGATATTCAGGAATGTGCCCGTATTTACGGCGGTTATGCTCAAAGTAAATGGGTTGCTGAAAAACTGTTGCATCAGGCTCGGGAAAAAGGGCTTGCTGTGAGTATCTATCGTTTGGGGATGTTGACAGGACACAGCCGTTCCGGCGTATCCAATATCAACGACATGATGTGCAAACTGCTCAAACAGTTTGTGGTACAAAAACGCATCCCTGAATTGACCACTCCACTGGATATGACTCCGGTTGATTATGTAGCTCAGGTGATAGTCCATTTATCACAACAGACTCCGGAAAATGGCTACTGTTTTCATGTTGTGAATCCTCAACCGCCTTCTTTTTTTGAATTATACCGGTTCTTCAACCAATTGGGATATCCTCTGCAAATGATCAATTATGCTCAATGGATTGATCAACTTGAAAACCTGTCACTGGATTCAAAGGAAAACGCTTTGGGAACGATGTTGCCCATTTTTACGGAAAGCGTTGAGGGCAAAACCTACCTGGAATTTTCTTCTTTATGTCAGAACTTTAATCATGATAATACTCACCTTGGATTAAGCAACAGTTCTATACGTTGCTCTGCGGTAACACCGGATTTGTTGTCAACCTATTTGAATTATTTTGTACGGCAGGGCTTTTTGAGCGCTCCCTAA
- a CDS encoding glycine amidinotransferase, with protein MSVAVNSYNEWSPLKEVIVGSAYNYTLPPIDQSFKLFYHDLINPKFPLEGTRVLKQQYVEELEEDLNNLVAVFEQLGVKVHRPAQLPEASVIRTPYWESTALAALNIRDQAIIAGNEIIETAPMLRSRYFENDLLKPVFYEYFKAGSKWTLMPRPMMLEKSFDLSYVAHPEEGIKNAYDINNLARDYPQPSSPYDIGYELLFDGAQCMRFGEDWIVDVSNYNHELGFQWLQRHFEGKIRMHKLDKITDNHIDTTVIPLRPGTLLMRYPQDVKKLPAALQKWDILYIPEPDMKNFPQYDDDDLVLSSNLIDANVFSVDGDKMIVNSLYPELIKLLDKHKFTTIPVRHRHRQLVSGGFHCFTLDTVRAGGMEKYF; from the coding sequence ATGAGTGTTGCTGTCAACAGTTATAATGAATGGTCCCCCTTAAAGGAAGTCATTGTAGGTTCGGCCTATAACTACACATTGCCGCCGATTGATCAGTCCTTCAAATTATTTTATCATGATCTGATCAATCCCAAATTCCCTCTCGAAGGCACACGCGTACTCAAGCAACAATATGTCGAGGAATTGGAGGAGGATCTCAATAATCTGGTCGCGGTTTTTGAACAACTGGGAGTCAAAGTACACCGTCCTGCACAATTGCCTGAAGCCTCTGTCATTCGCACGCCTTACTGGGAATCAACCGCGTTGGCCGCACTGAATATCCGTGATCAGGCGATTATCGCTGGTAATGAAATCATTGAAACCGCTCCGATGCTACGTTCCAGATATTTTGAAAATGATTTGCTCAAACCTGTTTTTTACGAGTATTTCAAGGCCGGTTCCAAATGGACACTGATGCCCAGACCGATGATGCTGGAAAAATCGTTTGATTTATCCTATGTGGCGCATCCTGAAGAGGGTATTAAGAACGCTTATGATATTAATAACCTTGCCCGTGATTACCCACAGCCGTCTTCTCCCTACGATATAGGATACGAATTGCTGTTCGATGGCGCTCAATGTATGCGTTTTGGTGAGGACTGGATCGTTGATGTTTCCAACTACAACCATGAATTGGGTTTTCAGTGGCTTCAACGACATTTTGAAGGAAAAATCAGGATGCACAAACTGGATAAAATCACTGACAATCATATTGATACCACCGTGATCCCTCTACGGCCAGGCACTCTGTTAATGCGCTACCCCCAGGATGTCAAAAAATTGCCTGCGGCCCTGCAGAAATGGGATATTCTGTATATCCCTGAGCCCGATATGAAAAACTTTCCCCAATACGATGACGATGATTTGGTGTTATCCAGTAATCTGATTGATGCCAATGTATTTTCAGTGGATGGCGATAAAATGATTGTTAATTCCTTGTACCCTGAATTAATCAAGTTGCTTGACAAACACAAATTTACCACCATTCCGGTACGCCATCGCCATCGCCAACTGGTGAGTGGCGGTTTTCATTGTTTTACCCTGGATACCGTTCGGGCCGGTGGCATGGAAAAATATTTTTAA
- a CDS encoding glutamate-1-semialdehyde 2,1-aminomutase has translation MLNKSPKSRAFFERAQKVIPYGVSSSHRYWGDYTPVLQRGNGAYVYDFDGNRYIDYRLGFGPVILGHAHPYVNQRVMEAIQQGVTFAATQPYEVSVAERIIAMCPFVDMVRLDNTGSDATRHALRLARGYTGRDLVVKFEGAYHGDYDYMLWTTPDSMKSQVGNRNRPIPHKTSLGVPDLLAQLLLPAVWNDREGITALLQEKGDAIAAIIVEPILANAGGLMPAPGFLEFLRTQCDQYGIVLIFDEVKTGFRIAPGGASEYFGVIPDIVTYAKAMANGYPVSAVGGKRKIMMALAPGKVVHAGTYNGNVVVTSAADATLEYMQTHDVFGHLNQIGRQLMDGLGEILSRHSIPHHIHGVPALFGLTLSTNNPTDWRQVVDTNLELSEKLLMELVNAGIMTDSDPQQTWYVCDAHTTEDIAETLDKFEIALRNAKN, from the coding sequence ATGCTGAATAAATCACCAAAATCGCGTGCTTTTTTCGAACGTGCGCAAAAAGTTATTCCTTATGGTGTCAGTTCCAGTCATCGTTACTGGGGCGATTATACCCCGGTATTGCAACGTGGAAATGGAGCGTATGTGTATGATTTCGATGGCAATCGTTATATTGATTACCGTCTGGGGTTTGGGCCTGTCATTCTGGGACACGCTCATCCTTACGTCAATCAGCGAGTCATGGAAGCGATCCAGCAGGGGGTTACATTTGCGGCGACCCAACCCTATGAAGTCAGTGTCGCGGAACGCATTATCGCTATGTGCCCGTTTGTTGACATGGTACGACTGGACAACACCGGTTCCGATGCGACACGGCATGCGTTACGCCTTGCCCGTGGTTACACCGGACGAGACCTGGTGGTAAAATTTGAAGGTGCCTATCATGGCGATTACGATTACATGTTATGGACCACTCCGGACAGCATGAAAAGTCAGGTAGGCAACCGCAACCGGCCAATTCCCCATAAAACCAGTTTGGGTGTGCCCGATCTGCTGGCGCAGTTGCTCCTGCCCGCCGTATGGAATGATCGCGAAGGGATCACCGCCTTATTGCAGGAAAAAGGTGATGCCATTGCGGCTATTATTGTTGAACCCATCCTGGCTAATGCCGGAGGTTTAATGCCTGCGCCAGGATTTCTGGAATTTTTACGCACACAATGTGATCAATATGGCATTGTCCTCATTTTTGATGAAGTCAAAACTGGATTTCGGATTGCACCTGGTGGCGCCAGTGAATATTTTGGCGTGATTCCGGATATTGTCACCTATGCCAAAGCAATGGCCAATGGATATCCTGTCTCTGCCGTGGGCGGAAAACGCAAGATCATGATGGCACTGGCGCCTGGCAAAGTCGTTCATGCGGGAACCTACAACGGAAACGTCGTGGTCACTTCCGCCGCTGACGCAACCCTGGAATATATGCAGACTCATGATGTATTTGGTCATCTCAATCAGATTGGCCGGCAACTCATGGATGGACTGGGCGAAATTCTTTCCCGCCACAGTATCCCGCATCATATCCATGGAGTGCCCGCTTTATTTGGATTGACGTTGTCCACAAACAATCCCACGGATTGGCGTCAGGTGGTGGATACCAATCTGGAGTTATCAGAGAAACTCCTCATGGAATTGGTCAATGCCGGTATCATGACTGATTCTGATCCCCAGCAAACCTGGTATGTGTGTGACGCCCATACCACCGAGGATATTGCCGAGACACTTGATAAATTTGAAATTGCCTTACGCAATGCAAAGAATTAA